In Zingiber officinale cultivar Zhangliang chromosome 1A, Zo_v1.1, whole genome shotgun sequence, a genomic segment contains:
- the LOC121997733 gene encoding protein TRACHEARY ELEMENT DIFFERENTIATION-RELATED 7A-like → MVLESLAIELPERSAGIEPVSQGQTPHGTAGASGSQIPTVLSPELPSPTVSTVPPPVLSATYSAPPPAVPATTYPTPPPPMPSTTYLAPAAPVTPGPTIYSALALTVLVGPCSVPPPTVPPAAPAHIDPAVPPTVLALAYAAAPGNWKQSSSDMHCSRCGSRDHITLAYSMGQSVCYYCKLPGHMSQDCSLKAQHVAFGVSVQGG, encoded by the exons ATGGTGTTGGAATCTTTGGCGATAGAGTTGCCAGAGAGGTCTGCTGGgattgagcctgtcagtcagggacagactcctcaTGGTACTGCGGGTGCGTCAGGCTCTCAGATCCCGACAGTTCTTTCTCCAGAGTTACCCTCACCTACAGTATCCACTGTACCACCACCAGTACTATCTGCAACATACTCGGCCCCTCCACCAGCAGTGCCTGCTACTACGTACCCGACACCACCACCACCTATGCCTTCTACGACGTATCTAGCACCAGCAGCACCAGTTACACCTGGGCCTACTATATACTCGGCACTCGCACTAACAGTACTAGTTGGTCCTTGTTCGGTACCAccacctactgtacctccagccGCTCCTGCACATAttgaccctgcagtgccaccaACGGTACTTGCCCTGGCTTATGCAGCAGCACCAGGG AACTGGAAACAATCCTCCAGTGACATGCACTGCAgccgatgtggatccagagatcacatcacattAGCCTACTCcatgggacagtcagtttgctattattgtaaactgcctgggcacatgaGCCAGGATTGCTCACTGAAGGCTCAACATGTGGCTTTTGGGGTTTCTGTTCAGGGAGGATAG